One Rosa chinensis cultivar Old Blush chromosome 5, RchiOBHm-V2, whole genome shotgun sequence genomic region harbors:
- the LOC112167201 gene encoding G-type lectin S-receptor-like serine/threonine-protein kinase SD1-29 isoform X2, whose protein sequence is MKTEQPCETEALLGLSKKQFIQFRPGQTLVSPGRIFELGFFSPSDSANKYVGIWHKNILPRKVVWVANRERPLAVTGSLASLRISSNGSLELVDGKLNSVWSNNVTIQVSSSNTSSVAAVLSDDGNFVVKGAGESIWQSFDYPGDTMLPTQRLGYNTKSKKGRFLTAWKSESDPSSGIYTVEGGRAAETPAQVIIWINRSTPFWRSGPWDKSKFIGLPDMDDGYLSGFKGEENVEQGTQYFSYELFGNLAAYLDVSSQGKLKLMYARNGSNWSVYCDAQKNPCDIYGACGPYGVCNVSESPICKCLKGFVPKSDLEWSKGDWTSGCVRKTELFCERQTNKKSVPLQGTQDDNDDGFWKITRAKVPDYHQYITSLNLEDDFNDCKIQCLNNCSCLAYAHVNNIGCLVWSKDLIDIQEFSKGGVDIYIRLARKELGEEKPIKLIASLTAIGLVIILVAIVFGLHRLRANQKESIPSSRDTLRIYIGKHDPSELLIYDFDTLLTATDNFSVTNKLGQGGFGPVYKGMLQDGKEIAVKRLSSSSGQGIEEFKNEMLLISNLQHKNLVRMMGCCIKEDEKLLVYEFMPNKSLDTFLFDPMRRGELDWDRRFNIIQGVTRGLLYLHYDSYVKVIHRDLKVSNILLDGKMNPKISDFGLARIVEGSQCLENTQKVVGTRGYMSPEYAMGGIFSEKSDVYSFGVLVLEIISSKKNNNFFLYDQQLGFLAYAWNLWYEGRGLELVDEELGDSYSSSEVLKCVHIGLLCVQDNATDRPTMKDIGLMLSSEKDGSQPKRPVFTIQNSFFHPQLQYGHTNSSTNEATITVIEGR, encoded by the exons ATGAAAACAGAGCAACCATGTGAAACAGAGGCATTGCTTGGGTTATCAAAAAAGCAATTCATCCAGTTCAGACCT GGACAAACTCTAGTCTCCCCTGGTAGGATTTTTGAATTGGGTTTCTTCAGTCCTAGTGACTCTGCTAACAAGTATGTGGGGATATGGCACAAGAATATACTACCCCGTAAAGTTGTGTGGGTGGCCAACAGGGAAAGGCCTCTTGCAGTTACAGGCTCATTGGCGAGTTTGAGAATTAGCAGCAATGGGAGTCTGGAGCTTGTAGACGGGAAGCTGAACTCTGTGTGGTCAAACAATGTTACTATACAGGTTTCATCGTCTAATACTAGCTCAGTTGCTGCAGTTCTTTCAGATGATGGAAACTTTGTTGTCAAAGGAGCTGGTGAATCAATATGGCAGAGCTTTGATTATCCTGGTGACACTATGCTACCAACCCAGCGGCTTGGATACAATACTAAATCTAAAAAGGGACGTTTCTTGACTGCCTGGAAAAGTGAGAGTGATCCATCTAGTGGGATATATACAGTTGAAGGTGGACGGGCAGCAGAGACGCCAGCACAAGTGATCATTTGGATTAATCGATCAACTCCCTTCTGGAGAAGTGGGCCATGGGATAAATCAAAGTTCATTGGCCTGCCAGATATGGATGATGGATATCTTAGTGGATTTAAAGGAGAAGAGAATGTAGAACAGGGAACACAGTATTTCTCTTATGAATTATTTGGCAATCTTGCAGCATATCTAGACGTCTCTTCACAGGGAAAGTTGAAGCTCATGTATGCAAGGAATGGTAGCAACTGGTCAGTCTACTGCGATGCACAGAAGAATCCATGTGACATCTATGGAGCGTGTGGGCCTTATGGGGTCTGCAATGTTTCTGAATCTCCAATCTGCAAGTGTTTGAAAGGGTTTGTGCCAAAGTCAGACCTGGAATGGAGCAAAGGAGACTGGACCAGTGGGTGCGTACGGAAAACCGAATTGTTCTGTGAGAGACAAACAAATAAGAAGTCAGTGCCATTGCAAGGAACACAAGATGATAATGATGATGGGTTTTGGAAGATCACACGAGCGAAAGTACCAGATTATCATCAGTACATTACATCTTTGAATCTTGAAGACGATTTCAATGACTGCAAGATACAGTGCCTAAATAATTGTTCATGCCTGGCTTATGCACATGTTAATAATATTGGGTGTTTGGTCTGGTCCAAAGACCTTATTGATATACAGGAATTTTCCAAGGGGGGAGTTGATATTTATATTCGCCTTGCACGCAAAGAATTAG GTGAAGAAAAGCCAATTAAGTTGATTGCCAGCCTTACAGCTATTGGTTTAGTGATTATCTTGGTTGCCATAGTGTTTGGTTTGCACAGGTTGCGAGCTAACCAAAAGG AATCGATTCCATCTTCTAGAGACACTCTTCGAATATATATTGGAAAACATGATCCATCAGAGCTATTGATATATGATTTTGATACCTTATTAACTGCTACAGACAATTTTAGTGTTACAAACAAACTCGGGCAAGGAGGCTTTGGTCCTGTTTATAAG GGGATGCTACAAGATGGAAAGGAAATAGCTGTAAAAAGACTATCTAGTAGCTCAGGACAAGGcattgaagagttcaagaatgagATGCTGTTGATCTCCAATCTTCAACACAAAAATCTTGTTCGGATGATGGGTTGCTGCATTAAAGAGGATGAGAAGTTACTTGTTTACGAGTTCATGCCAAACAAAAGCTTGGATACGTTTCTATTCG ATCCGATGAGGAGAGGAGAGCTTGATTGGGATAGACGCTTTAATATTATTCAGGGTGTTACTAGAGGACTTCTTTATCTCCATTATGATTCCTATGTGAAGGTAATACATAGAGATCTGAAAGTCAGCAATATTCTCCTGGATGGGAAAATGAAcccaaaaatttcagattttggattGGCACGCATAGTTGAAGGATCACAGTGTCTAGAAAATACTCAGAAGGTTGTGGGGACACG TGGCTATATGTCTCCGGAGTATGCCATGGGTGggatattttctgaaaaatctgaTGTCTACAGCTTCGGAGTATTGGTATTGGAGATTATTAGCAGCAAGAAGAACAACAACTTTTTTTTATATGACCAACAGCTAGGCTTTCTAGCCTAT GCATGGAACTTGTGGTATGAAGGCAGGGGATTGGAGTTGGTGGATGAAGAATTGGGTGATTCATATTCCTCATCAGAAGTACTGAAATGTGTGCACATTGGGCTTCTTTGTGTACAAGATAATGCTACAGATAGACCAACGATGAAGGATATAGGTTTAATGCTAAGTAGCGAGAAAGATGGTTCACAACCTAAGAGGCCTGTATTCACTATCcaaaactcattttttcatcCTCAACTGCAGTATGGACATACTAATTCCTCCACGAATGAAGCTACCATTACAGTGATTGAAGGACGATAA
- the LOC112167201 gene encoding G-type lectin S-receptor-like serine/threonine-protein kinase SD1-29 isoform X1 has translation MQMGIRTKNISALGSSRLFLFFFSSLLSQHCCAEVLYEINPSHSLSQGQTLVSPGRIFELGFFSPSDSANKYVGIWHKNILPRKVVWVANRERPLAVTGSLASLRISSNGSLELVDGKLNSVWSNNVTIQVSSSNTSSVAAVLSDDGNFVVKGAGESIWQSFDYPGDTMLPTQRLGYNTKSKKGRFLTAWKSESDPSSGIYTVEGGRAAETPAQVIIWINRSTPFWRSGPWDKSKFIGLPDMDDGYLSGFKGEENVEQGTQYFSYELFGNLAAYLDVSSQGKLKLMYARNGSNWSVYCDAQKNPCDIYGACGPYGVCNVSESPICKCLKGFVPKSDLEWSKGDWTSGCVRKTELFCERQTNKKSVPLQGTQDDNDDGFWKITRAKVPDYHQYITSLNLEDDFNDCKIQCLNNCSCLAYAHVNNIGCLVWSKDLIDIQEFSKGGVDIYIRLARKELGEEKPIKLIASLTAIGLVIILVAIVFGLHRLRANQKESIPSSRDTLRIYIGKHDPSELLIYDFDTLLTATDNFSVTNKLGQGGFGPVYKGMLQDGKEIAVKRLSSSSGQGIEEFKNEMLLISNLQHKNLVRMMGCCIKEDEKLLVYEFMPNKSLDTFLFDPMRRGELDWDRRFNIIQGVTRGLLYLHYDSYVKVIHRDLKVSNILLDGKMNPKISDFGLARIVEGSQCLENTQKVVGTRGYMSPEYAMGGIFSEKSDVYSFGVLVLEIISSKKNNNFFLYDQQLGFLAYAWNLWYEGRGLELVDEELGDSYSSSEVLKCVHIGLLCVQDNATDRPTMKDIGLMLSSEKDGSQPKRPVFTIQNSFFHPQLQYGHTNSSTNEATITVIEGR, from the exons ATGCAAATGGGTATTAGAACAAAAAATATTAGTGCTTTAGGTTCCTCTAGGCTGTTCCTGTTCTTCTTCAGCTCACTTCTGTCACAACATTGTTGTGCTGAAGTACTGTATGAGATAAATCCTTCACACTCTTTATCACAGGGACAAACTCTAGTCTCCCCTGGTAGGATTTTTGAATTGGGTTTCTTCAGTCCTAGTGACTCTGCTAACAAGTATGTGGGGATATGGCACAAGAATATACTACCCCGTAAAGTTGTGTGGGTGGCCAACAGGGAAAGGCCTCTTGCAGTTACAGGCTCATTGGCGAGTTTGAGAATTAGCAGCAATGGGAGTCTGGAGCTTGTAGACGGGAAGCTGAACTCTGTGTGGTCAAACAATGTTACTATACAGGTTTCATCGTCTAATACTAGCTCAGTTGCTGCAGTTCTTTCAGATGATGGAAACTTTGTTGTCAAAGGAGCTGGTGAATCAATATGGCAGAGCTTTGATTATCCTGGTGACACTATGCTACCAACCCAGCGGCTTGGATACAATACTAAATCTAAAAAGGGACGTTTCTTGACTGCCTGGAAAAGTGAGAGTGATCCATCTAGTGGGATATATACAGTTGAAGGTGGACGGGCAGCAGAGACGCCAGCACAAGTGATCATTTGGATTAATCGATCAACTCCCTTCTGGAGAAGTGGGCCATGGGATAAATCAAAGTTCATTGGCCTGCCAGATATGGATGATGGATATCTTAGTGGATTTAAAGGAGAAGAGAATGTAGAACAGGGAACACAGTATTTCTCTTATGAATTATTTGGCAATCTTGCAGCATATCTAGACGTCTCTTCACAGGGAAAGTTGAAGCTCATGTATGCAAGGAATGGTAGCAACTGGTCAGTCTACTGCGATGCACAGAAGAATCCATGTGACATCTATGGAGCGTGTGGGCCTTATGGGGTCTGCAATGTTTCTGAATCTCCAATCTGCAAGTGTTTGAAAGGGTTTGTGCCAAAGTCAGACCTGGAATGGAGCAAAGGAGACTGGACCAGTGGGTGCGTACGGAAAACCGAATTGTTCTGTGAGAGACAAACAAATAAGAAGTCAGTGCCATTGCAAGGAACACAAGATGATAATGATGATGGGTTTTGGAAGATCACACGAGCGAAAGTACCAGATTATCATCAGTACATTACATCTTTGAATCTTGAAGACGATTTCAATGACTGCAAGATACAGTGCCTAAATAATTGTTCATGCCTGGCTTATGCACATGTTAATAATATTGGGTGTTTGGTCTGGTCCAAAGACCTTATTGATATACAGGAATTTTCCAAGGGGGGAGTTGATATTTATATTCGCCTTGCACGCAAAGAATTAG GTGAAGAAAAGCCAATTAAGTTGATTGCCAGCCTTACAGCTATTGGTTTAGTGATTATCTTGGTTGCCATAGTGTTTGGTTTGCACAGGTTGCGAGCTAACCAAAAGG AATCGATTCCATCTTCTAGAGACACTCTTCGAATATATATTGGAAAACATGATCCATCAGAGCTATTGATATATGATTTTGATACCTTATTAACTGCTACAGACAATTTTAGTGTTACAAACAAACTCGGGCAAGGAGGCTTTGGTCCTGTTTATAAG GGGATGCTACAAGATGGAAAGGAAATAGCTGTAAAAAGACTATCTAGTAGCTCAGGACAAGGcattgaagagttcaagaatgagATGCTGTTGATCTCCAATCTTCAACACAAAAATCTTGTTCGGATGATGGGTTGCTGCATTAAAGAGGATGAGAAGTTACTTGTTTACGAGTTCATGCCAAACAAAAGCTTGGATACGTTTCTATTCG ATCCGATGAGGAGAGGAGAGCTTGATTGGGATAGACGCTTTAATATTATTCAGGGTGTTACTAGAGGACTTCTTTATCTCCATTATGATTCCTATGTGAAGGTAATACATAGAGATCTGAAAGTCAGCAATATTCTCCTGGATGGGAAAATGAAcccaaaaatttcagattttggattGGCACGCATAGTTGAAGGATCACAGTGTCTAGAAAATACTCAGAAGGTTGTGGGGACACG TGGCTATATGTCTCCGGAGTATGCCATGGGTGggatattttctgaaaaatctgaTGTCTACAGCTTCGGAGTATTGGTATTGGAGATTATTAGCAGCAAGAAGAACAACAACTTTTTTTTATATGACCAACAGCTAGGCTTTCTAGCCTAT GCATGGAACTTGTGGTATGAAGGCAGGGGATTGGAGTTGGTGGATGAAGAATTGGGTGATTCATATTCCTCATCAGAAGTACTGAAATGTGTGCACATTGGGCTTCTTTGTGTACAAGATAATGCTACAGATAGACCAACGATGAAGGATATAGGTTTAATGCTAAGTAGCGAGAAAGATGGTTCACAACCTAAGAGGCCTGTATTCACTATCcaaaactcattttttcatcCTCAACTGCAGTATGGACATACTAATTCCTCCACGAATGAAGCTACCATTACAGTGATTGAAGGACGATAA
- the LOC112167201 gene encoding G-type lectin S-receptor-like serine/threonine-protein kinase SD1-29 isoform X3 codes for MQMGIRTKNISALGSSRLFLFFFSSLLSQHCCAEVLYEINPSHSLSQGQTLVSPGRIFELGFFSPSDSANKYVGIWHKNILPRKVVWVANRERPLAVTGSLASLRISSNGSLELVDGKLNSVWSNNVTIQVSSSNTSSVAAVLSDDGNFVVKGAGESIWQSFDYPGDTMLPTQRLGYNTKSKKGRFLTAWKSESDPSSGIYTVEGGRAAETPAQVIIWINRSTPFWRSGPWDKSKFIGLPDMDDGYLSGFKGEENVEQGTQYFSYELFGNLAAYLDVSSQGKLKLMYARNGSNWSVYCDAQKNPCDIYGACGPYGVCNVSESPICKCLKGFVPKSDLEWSKGDWTSGCVRKTELFCERQTNKKSVPLQGTQDDNDDGFWKITRAKVPDYHQYITSLNLEDDFNDCKIQCLNNCSCLAYAHVNNIGCLVWSKDLIDIQEFSKGGVDIYIRLARKELGEEKPIKLIASLTAIGLVIILVAIVFGLHRLRANQKESIPSSRDTLRIYIGKHDPSELLIYDFDTLLTATDNFSVTNKLGQGGFGPVYKGMLQDGKEIAVKRLSSSSGQGIEEFKNEMLLISNLQHKNLVRMMGCCIKEDEKLLVYEFMPNKSLDTFLFDPMRRGELDWDRRFNIIQGVTRGLLYLHYDSYVKVIHRDLKVSNILLDGKMNPKISDFGLARIVEGSQCLENTQKVVGTRGYMSPEYAMGGIFSEKSDVYSFGVLVLEIISSKKNNNFFLYDQQLGFLAYVSSMHGTCGMKAGDWSWWMKNWVIHIPHQKY; via the exons ATGCAAATGGGTATTAGAACAAAAAATATTAGTGCTTTAGGTTCCTCTAGGCTGTTCCTGTTCTTCTTCAGCTCACTTCTGTCACAACATTGTTGTGCTGAAGTACTGTATGAGATAAATCCTTCACACTCTTTATCACAGGGACAAACTCTAGTCTCCCCTGGTAGGATTTTTGAATTGGGTTTCTTCAGTCCTAGTGACTCTGCTAACAAGTATGTGGGGATATGGCACAAGAATATACTACCCCGTAAAGTTGTGTGGGTGGCCAACAGGGAAAGGCCTCTTGCAGTTACAGGCTCATTGGCGAGTTTGAGAATTAGCAGCAATGGGAGTCTGGAGCTTGTAGACGGGAAGCTGAACTCTGTGTGGTCAAACAATGTTACTATACAGGTTTCATCGTCTAATACTAGCTCAGTTGCTGCAGTTCTTTCAGATGATGGAAACTTTGTTGTCAAAGGAGCTGGTGAATCAATATGGCAGAGCTTTGATTATCCTGGTGACACTATGCTACCAACCCAGCGGCTTGGATACAATACTAAATCTAAAAAGGGACGTTTCTTGACTGCCTGGAAAAGTGAGAGTGATCCATCTAGTGGGATATATACAGTTGAAGGTGGACGGGCAGCAGAGACGCCAGCACAAGTGATCATTTGGATTAATCGATCAACTCCCTTCTGGAGAAGTGGGCCATGGGATAAATCAAAGTTCATTGGCCTGCCAGATATGGATGATGGATATCTTAGTGGATTTAAAGGAGAAGAGAATGTAGAACAGGGAACACAGTATTTCTCTTATGAATTATTTGGCAATCTTGCAGCATATCTAGACGTCTCTTCACAGGGAAAGTTGAAGCTCATGTATGCAAGGAATGGTAGCAACTGGTCAGTCTACTGCGATGCACAGAAGAATCCATGTGACATCTATGGAGCGTGTGGGCCTTATGGGGTCTGCAATGTTTCTGAATCTCCAATCTGCAAGTGTTTGAAAGGGTTTGTGCCAAAGTCAGACCTGGAATGGAGCAAAGGAGACTGGACCAGTGGGTGCGTACGGAAAACCGAATTGTTCTGTGAGAGACAAACAAATAAGAAGTCAGTGCCATTGCAAGGAACACAAGATGATAATGATGATGGGTTTTGGAAGATCACACGAGCGAAAGTACCAGATTATCATCAGTACATTACATCTTTGAATCTTGAAGACGATTTCAATGACTGCAAGATACAGTGCCTAAATAATTGTTCATGCCTGGCTTATGCACATGTTAATAATATTGGGTGTTTGGTCTGGTCCAAAGACCTTATTGATATACAGGAATTTTCCAAGGGGGGAGTTGATATTTATATTCGCCTTGCACGCAAAGAATTAG GTGAAGAAAAGCCAATTAAGTTGATTGCCAGCCTTACAGCTATTGGTTTAGTGATTATCTTGGTTGCCATAGTGTTTGGTTTGCACAGGTTGCGAGCTAACCAAAAGG AATCGATTCCATCTTCTAGAGACACTCTTCGAATATATATTGGAAAACATGATCCATCAGAGCTATTGATATATGATTTTGATACCTTATTAACTGCTACAGACAATTTTAGTGTTACAAACAAACTCGGGCAAGGAGGCTTTGGTCCTGTTTATAAG GGGATGCTACAAGATGGAAAGGAAATAGCTGTAAAAAGACTATCTAGTAGCTCAGGACAAGGcattgaagagttcaagaatgagATGCTGTTGATCTCCAATCTTCAACACAAAAATCTTGTTCGGATGATGGGTTGCTGCATTAAAGAGGATGAGAAGTTACTTGTTTACGAGTTCATGCCAAACAAAAGCTTGGATACGTTTCTATTCG ATCCGATGAGGAGAGGAGAGCTTGATTGGGATAGACGCTTTAATATTATTCAGGGTGTTACTAGAGGACTTCTTTATCTCCATTATGATTCCTATGTGAAGGTAATACATAGAGATCTGAAAGTCAGCAATATTCTCCTGGATGGGAAAATGAAcccaaaaatttcagattttggattGGCACGCATAGTTGAAGGATCACAGTGTCTAGAAAATACTCAGAAGGTTGTGGGGACACG TGGCTATATGTCTCCGGAGTATGCCATGGGTGggatattttctgaaaaatctgaTGTCTACAGCTTCGGAGTATTGGTATTGGAGATTATTAGCAGCAAGAAGAACAACAACTTTTTTTTATATGACCAACAGCTAGGCTTTCTAGCCTATGTAAGTTCAAT GCATGGAACTTGTGGTATGAAGGCAGGGGATTGGAGTTGGTGGATGAAGAATTGGGTGATTCATATTCCTCATCAGAAGTACTGA
- the LOC112167201 gene encoding G-type lectin S-receptor-like serine/threonine-protein kinase SD1-29 isoform X4 yields MQMGIRTKNISALGSSRLFLFFFSSLLSQHCCAEVLYEINPSHSLSQGQTLVSPGRIFELGFFSPSDSANKYVGIWHKNILPRKVVWVANRERPLAVTGSLASLRISSNGSLELVDGKLNSVWSNNVTIQVSSSNTSSVAAVLSDDGNFVVKGAGESIWQSFDYPGDTMLPTQRLGYNTKSKKGRFLTAWKSESDPSSGIYTVEGGRAAETPAQVIIWINRSTPFWRSGPWDKSKFIGLPDMDDGYLSGFKGEENVEQGTQYFSYELFGNLAAYLDVSSQGKLKLMYARNGSNWSVYCDAQKNPCDIYGACGPYGVCNVSESPICKCLKGFVPKSDLEWSKGDWTSGCVRKTELFCERQTNKKSVPLQGTQDDNDDGFWKITRAKVPDYHQYITSLNLEDDFNDCKIQCLNNCSCLAYAHVNNIGCLVWSKDLIDIQEFSKGGVDIYIRLARKELGEEKPIKLIASLTAIGLVIILVAIVFGLHRLRANQKESIPSSRDTLRIYIGKHDPSELLIYDFDTLLTATDNFSVTNKLGQGGFGPVYKGMLQDGKEIAVKRLSSSSGQGIEEFKNEMLLISNLQHKNLVRMMGCCIKEDEKLLVYEFMPNKSLDTFLFDPMRRGELDWDRRFNIIQGVTRGLLYLHYDSYVKVIHRDLKVSNILLDGKMNPKISDFGLARIVEGSQCLENTQKVVGTRGYMSPEYAMGGIFSEKSDVYSFGVLVLEIISSKKNNNFFLYDQQLGFLAYVSSM; encoded by the exons ATGCAAATGGGTATTAGAACAAAAAATATTAGTGCTTTAGGTTCCTCTAGGCTGTTCCTGTTCTTCTTCAGCTCACTTCTGTCACAACATTGTTGTGCTGAAGTACTGTATGAGATAAATCCTTCACACTCTTTATCACAGGGACAAACTCTAGTCTCCCCTGGTAGGATTTTTGAATTGGGTTTCTTCAGTCCTAGTGACTCTGCTAACAAGTATGTGGGGATATGGCACAAGAATATACTACCCCGTAAAGTTGTGTGGGTGGCCAACAGGGAAAGGCCTCTTGCAGTTACAGGCTCATTGGCGAGTTTGAGAATTAGCAGCAATGGGAGTCTGGAGCTTGTAGACGGGAAGCTGAACTCTGTGTGGTCAAACAATGTTACTATACAGGTTTCATCGTCTAATACTAGCTCAGTTGCTGCAGTTCTTTCAGATGATGGAAACTTTGTTGTCAAAGGAGCTGGTGAATCAATATGGCAGAGCTTTGATTATCCTGGTGACACTATGCTACCAACCCAGCGGCTTGGATACAATACTAAATCTAAAAAGGGACGTTTCTTGACTGCCTGGAAAAGTGAGAGTGATCCATCTAGTGGGATATATACAGTTGAAGGTGGACGGGCAGCAGAGACGCCAGCACAAGTGATCATTTGGATTAATCGATCAACTCCCTTCTGGAGAAGTGGGCCATGGGATAAATCAAAGTTCATTGGCCTGCCAGATATGGATGATGGATATCTTAGTGGATTTAAAGGAGAAGAGAATGTAGAACAGGGAACACAGTATTTCTCTTATGAATTATTTGGCAATCTTGCAGCATATCTAGACGTCTCTTCACAGGGAAAGTTGAAGCTCATGTATGCAAGGAATGGTAGCAACTGGTCAGTCTACTGCGATGCACAGAAGAATCCATGTGACATCTATGGAGCGTGTGGGCCTTATGGGGTCTGCAATGTTTCTGAATCTCCAATCTGCAAGTGTTTGAAAGGGTTTGTGCCAAAGTCAGACCTGGAATGGAGCAAAGGAGACTGGACCAGTGGGTGCGTACGGAAAACCGAATTGTTCTGTGAGAGACAAACAAATAAGAAGTCAGTGCCATTGCAAGGAACACAAGATGATAATGATGATGGGTTTTGGAAGATCACACGAGCGAAAGTACCAGATTATCATCAGTACATTACATCTTTGAATCTTGAAGACGATTTCAATGACTGCAAGATACAGTGCCTAAATAATTGTTCATGCCTGGCTTATGCACATGTTAATAATATTGGGTGTTTGGTCTGGTCCAAAGACCTTATTGATATACAGGAATTTTCCAAGGGGGGAGTTGATATTTATATTCGCCTTGCACGCAAAGAATTAG GTGAAGAAAAGCCAATTAAGTTGATTGCCAGCCTTACAGCTATTGGTTTAGTGATTATCTTGGTTGCCATAGTGTTTGGTTTGCACAGGTTGCGAGCTAACCAAAAGG AATCGATTCCATCTTCTAGAGACACTCTTCGAATATATATTGGAAAACATGATCCATCAGAGCTATTGATATATGATTTTGATACCTTATTAACTGCTACAGACAATTTTAGTGTTACAAACAAACTCGGGCAAGGAGGCTTTGGTCCTGTTTATAAG GGGATGCTACAAGATGGAAAGGAAATAGCTGTAAAAAGACTATCTAGTAGCTCAGGACAAGGcattgaagagttcaagaatgagATGCTGTTGATCTCCAATCTTCAACACAAAAATCTTGTTCGGATGATGGGTTGCTGCATTAAAGAGGATGAGAAGTTACTTGTTTACGAGTTCATGCCAAACAAAAGCTTGGATACGTTTCTATTCG ATCCGATGAGGAGAGGAGAGCTTGATTGGGATAGACGCTTTAATATTATTCAGGGTGTTACTAGAGGACTTCTTTATCTCCATTATGATTCCTATGTGAAGGTAATACATAGAGATCTGAAAGTCAGCAATATTCTCCTGGATGGGAAAATGAAcccaaaaatttcagattttggattGGCACGCATAGTTGAAGGATCACAGTGTCTAGAAAATACTCAGAAGGTTGTGGGGACACG TGGCTATATGTCTCCGGAGTATGCCATGGGTGggatattttctgaaaaatctgaTGTCTACAGCTTCGGAGTATTGGTATTGGAGATTATTAGCAGCAAGAAGAACAACAACTTTTTTTTATATGACCAACAGCTAGGCTTTCTAGCCTATGTAAGTTCAATGTAA